A section of the Sceloporus undulatus isolate JIND9_A2432 ecotype Alabama chromosome 3, SceUnd_v1.1, whole genome shotgun sequence genome encodes:
- the LOC121927254 gene encoding uncharacterized protein LOC121927254 isoform X1 — MNTRQNSVKMPSQANRRNSMEQTSIMEEIKRLSAQMEKNGKDLEKNFRQEIKDLRRDVKADLKSELKSELKGIKQSLEEMEKEVSQITTRIDKLEETSQTLKEKTSELWQHQEQQQDARALDELKQRENSLKIRGLKEQKQENLYDYLLPAIAEYMEIPYQDLLKDVNKLFRVNFIIAKEKSLPRNVVISFVRKKVRDELLFLSYGNPLEVEGSELKFFKDIPKRILQKRGNYKFITINLNKYKVLYKWEKLEGISVKWNQKWFKLNSVSKAKEFWKKFGKKIINTSDNHDYNNKDSLTVDLGGEEEASEEGEDDNDRKDENKDDSLDEKEPSDSDEKQQE, encoded by the exons ATGAACACAAGACAAAACTCAGTTAAAATGCCATCCCAAGCTAATAGGAGAAACTCGATGGAACAGACATCAATAATGGAGGAAATAAAGAGACTATCAGCACAGatggaaaagaatggaaaagattTGGAAAAAAACTTTAGGCAGGAGATAAAGGATCTGAGAAGAGATGTGAAAGCAGATTTGAAGTCTGAACTCAAATCCGAATTAAAAGGGATAAAGCAATCTTtggaggagatggagaaggaagTTTCTCAAATAACTACCAGGATAGATAAATTGGAAGAAACATCACAGACTTTAAAGGAAAAAACATCTGAACTGTGGCAACATCAAGAGCAACAACAAGATGCTAGAGCTTTGGATGAACTGAAGCAGAGAGAAAACTCCCTGAAAATTCGGGGcttgaaagaacaaaaacaagaaaatctATATGACTATCTTCTTCCAGCAATTGCTGAATATATGGAAATACCTTATCAAGATCTTCTTAAAGACgtaaataaattatttagagtGAATTTCATCATTGCCAAAGAAAAATCTCTTCCCAGGAACGTGGTGATATCATTTGTGAGAAAAAAAGTCAGGGATGAACTGCTGTTCTTGAGCTATGGAAACCCGTTGGAAGTCGAGGGATCCGAATTGAAATTTTTTAAAGACATTCCTAAGAGGATTCTCCAAAAAAGAGGAAATTATAAGTTTATAACAATCAACCTCAATAAATATAAAGTGTTATATAAATGGGAGAAACTAGAAGGCATCTCGGTGAAATGGAAtcaaaaatggtttaaattaaaTTCAGTTTCAAAGGCAAAAGAATTTTGGAAAAAATTTGGGAAAAAAATCATAAATACTTCAGATAACCATGATTATAATAACAAAGATAGCCTTACTGTAGACctaggaggagaagaggaagcttCCGAGGAAGGAGAAGATGATAACGATAGAAAGGATGAAAACAAAGATGACTCCTTGGATGAGAAAGAACCATCGGATTCAGATGAAAAG CAGCAAGAATAA
- the LOC121927254 gene encoding uncharacterized protein LOC121927254 isoform X2 → MNTRQNSVKMPSQANRRNSMEQTSIMEEIKRLSAQMEKNGKDLEKNFRQEIKDLRRDVKADLKSELKSELKGIKQSLEEMEKEVSQITTRIDKLEETSQTLKEKTSELWQHQEQQQDARALDELKQRENSLKIRGLKEQKQENLYDYLLPAIAEYMEIPYQDLLKDVNKLFRVNFIIAKEKSLPRNVVISFVRKKVRDELLFLSYGNPLEVEGSELKFFKDIPKRILQKRGNYKFITINLNKYKVLYKWEKLEGISVKWNQKWFKLNSVSKAKEFWKKFGKKIINTSDNHDYNNKDSLTVDLGGEEEASEEGEDDNDRKDENKDDSLDEKEPSDSDEKQE, encoded by the exons ATGAACACAAGACAAAACTCAGTTAAAATGCCATCCCAAGCTAATAGGAGAAACTCGATGGAACAGACATCAATAATGGAGGAAATAAAGAGACTATCAGCACAGatggaaaagaatggaaaagattTGGAAAAAAACTTTAGGCAGGAGATAAAGGATCTGAGAAGAGATGTGAAAGCAGATTTGAAGTCTGAACTCAAATCCGAATTAAAAGGGATAAAGCAATCTTtggaggagatggagaaggaagTTTCTCAAATAACTACCAGGATAGATAAATTGGAAGAAACATCACAGACTTTAAAGGAAAAAACATCTGAACTGTGGCAACATCAAGAGCAACAACAAGATGCTAGAGCTTTGGATGAACTGAAGCAGAGAGAAAACTCCCTGAAAATTCGGGGcttgaaagaacaaaaacaagaaaatctATATGACTATCTTCTTCCAGCAATTGCTGAATATATGGAAATACCTTATCAAGATCTTCTTAAAGACgtaaataaattatttagagtGAATTTCATCATTGCCAAAGAAAAATCTCTTCCCAGGAACGTGGTGATATCATTTGTGAGAAAAAAAGTCAGGGATGAACTGCTGTTCTTGAGCTATGGAAACCCGTTGGAAGTCGAGGGATCCGAATTGAAATTTTTTAAAGACATTCCTAAGAGGATTCTCCAAAAAAGAGGAAATTATAAGTTTATAACAATCAACCTCAATAAATATAAAGTGTTATATAAATGGGAGAAACTAGAAGGCATCTCGGTGAAATGGAAtcaaaaatggtttaaattaaaTTCAGTTTCAAAGGCAAAAGAATTTTGGAAAAAATTTGGGAAAAAAATCATAAATACTTCAGATAACCATGATTATAATAACAAAGATAGCCTTACTGTAGACctaggaggagaagaggaagcttCCGAGGAAGGAGAAGATGATAACGATAGAAAGGATGAAAACAAAGATGACTCCTTGGATGAGAAAGAACCATCGGATTCAGATGAAAAG CAAGAATAA